A genomic region of Sarcophilus harrisii chromosome 6, mSarHar1.11, whole genome shotgun sequence contains the following coding sequences:
- the LOC100932725 gene encoding zinc finger protein 501-like, producing MMLENYGNLVSLGLESIKKSKMPSPQETISEEPLLKETEMERFIRSGFLYFKLGKARECDGHLIKHQGIQEKYLKEILISCKNTITGKRNLECNELGVFFRLNSDLIKQQNGLIGNQSHKADKYGEMIKHDSKLIKNERLFLKIKFHECNEYGKEFSRNTHLIEHQRIHTGEKPYKCHKCEKVFNKHSYLIKHERVYSREKLYECNDCGRAFGWRTQHQRIHTVEKPYECSECEKAFRLNTILIQYQRIRTGEKPYECNECERVFSQCTNLIQHQKIHTGEKPYVCKECGKAFNRSTNLSNHQRIHTGEKPYKCNICGKSFRKSEILTKHQRIHTGEKPYECHECDKAFSQHAHLTGHKRIHTGEKPYECNQCGKAFRLSTNLSQHQRVHTEEKPYKCNECEKAFSQSPALVRHQRIHTGEKPYECHECGKGFSDKSIPY from the exons ATGATGCTAGAGAATTATGGAAACCTGGTCTCATTGG gcTTGGAGAgtataaagaaaagcaagatgCCATCTCCACAGGAAACTATTTCTGAGGAACCATTGttaaaggaaacagaaatggaaagatttataagGAGTGGATTCTTGTACTTCAAGTTAGGAAAAGCCAGAGAATGTGATGGCCACTTGATTAAACATCAGggaatccaagaaaaatatttgaaagaaatactcATCAGCTGTAAAAACACCATCACAGGGAAGAGAAATCTTGAATGTAATGAACTTGGGGTATTCTTTAGACTAAATTCAGACCTTATTAAGCAGCAGAATGGTCTGATAGGAAACCAGTCCCATAAAGCAGATAAATATGGAGAAATGATCAAACATGATTCCAaactaattaaaaatgaaagactgtttttaaagataaagttTCATGAATGCAATGAATATGGGAAAGAATTTAGTAGAAATACACATCTtattgaacatcagagaatccatactggtgagaaaccctataaatgtcATAAATGTGAAAAAGTTTTCAATAAGCATTCATACCTTATTAAACATGAGAGAGTTTATAGTAGAGAAAaactttatgaatgtaatgattgTGGGAGAGCCTTTGGTTGGAGAACacaacatcagagaatccatacagttgagaaaccttatgaatgtagtgaatgtgAGAAAGCCTTCAGATTGAATACAATTCTTATTCAATATCAGAGAATTcgtactggagagaaaccctatgaatgtaatgaatgtgagaGAGTTTTCAGCCAGTGTACAAACCTTATTCagcatcagaaaattcatactggagagaaaccttatgtatgtaaggaatgtgggaaagcctttaaCAGAAGTACAAATCTTAGTAaccatcaaagaattcatactggagagaaaccctacaAATGTAATATTTGTGGGAAAAGTTTCAGGAAAAGTGAAATCCTCactaaacatcagagaattcatactggagaaaaaccctatgAATGTCATGAATGTGATAAAGCTTTCAGCCAGCATGCACACCTTACTGGACacaagagaattcatactggagaaaaaccctatgaatgtaaccaatgtgggaaagccttcagatTGAGTACAAATCTTTCTCAACACCAGAGAGTTCATACTGaagagaaaccctataaatgtaacGAATGTGAAAAAGCCTTCAGTCAGAGTCCAGCCCTTGTtcgacatcagagaattcatactggtgaGAAACCCTATGAGTGTCATGAATGTGGGAAAGGATTTAGTGATAAGAGCATCCCTTATTAA